One Spirochaeta africana DSM 8902 genomic window carries:
- a CDS encoding ATP-binding response regulator, producing the protein MAMTSIAIVEDEHIVALDIRMNIERNGFCSAGEFSTGEAVLAALESGSCTPDLVVMDIHLAGEVTGIQAARTVTERFSLPVIILTAYADPETIGDALSASPYGYLLKPFDERELKTAITIALQRHRQEAAVARSRSQLYAALQGLPDGVLMCDARETVVQVNQQLLDIFQLSREELIGKSLPDLLQRYGIEQYGVPCRIEVPSVMWVQVFTNRLQEGSAGSLLVFRNITDQIETEQQLAATQLRLRYTAKMEALGRMSEGIAHDFNNLLAIVSGHATVLQQQVEDIASGVPADAAERMQASIEGINTAAHKSGALIRQLLTFSRNRHMVLDRIDPDALLHSIQPILQRLLIGNYAVVAELDGSCLIHADAGLLEQAVINLVLNARDAMPDGGTVLIRSRLADVHEQAQLALDTLPPGSYVVITVQDQGPGIPAEALEHIFEPFFSTKAESSGFGLGLSIVYGIVKQSRGYIEVVSPVAPDAGGTRFDLYLPVLKPAAIAPA; encoded by the coding sequence ATGGCCATGACATCTATCGCAATCGTTGAGGACGAACATATCGTCGCGCTGGATATCCGCATGAACATCGAGCGTAACGGATTCTGCTCTGCTGGTGAATTCTCTACCGGGGAGGCAGTGCTGGCGGCCCTTGAATCCGGTTCCTGCACCCCGGATCTGGTGGTAATGGATATCCATCTCGCCGGTGAAGTAACCGGTATCCAGGCAGCACGCACCGTTACCGAGCGGTTTTCCCTGCCGGTGATTATTCTTACTGCATATGCAGATCCCGAGACCATCGGAGATGCCCTGTCTGCAAGCCCGTACGGATATCTGCTGAAGCCGTTCGATGAACGGGAACTGAAGACCGCCATAACAATCGCGTTGCAGCGCCACCGGCAGGAAGCTGCGGTTGCGCGCAGTCGCTCGCAGTTGTATGCAGCCCTGCAGGGCCTTCCTGACGGGGTGCTGATGTGCGATGCCCGTGAAACGGTGGTGCAGGTCAATCAGCAGCTGCTGGATATTTTCCAGCTGTCGCGGGAAGAACTGATCGGGAAGAGTCTCCCCGACCTCCTGCAGCGATATGGTATCGAACAGTACGGTGTCCCATGCCGTATCGAGGTGCCATCGGTGATGTGGGTACAGGTGTTTACCAACCGGCTGCAGGAGGGATCGGCTGGCAGCCTGCTGGTGTTTCGCAACATTACCGATCAGATAGAGACCGAGCAGCAGCTGGCTGCTACCCAGTTGCGTCTGCGCTATACGGCAAAGATGGAGGCTCTTGGTCGCATGTCCGAAGGCATAGCCCATGATTTTAATAACCTGCTGGCAATTGTATCCGGACATGCCACGGTACTGCAGCAGCAGGTAGAGGATATCGCATCCGGGGTACCGGCCGACGCGGCCGAACGGATGCAGGCCAGCATCGAGGGAATCAATACTGCGGCACATAAATCCGGTGCTCTGATCCGGCAGCTGCTCACCTTTAGTCGAAACCGGCATATGGTACTGGACCGGATCGATCCCGATGCTTTGCTGCACAGCATTCAACCGATTCTACAGCGGCTGCTGATCGGTAACTATGCCGTTGTTGCCGAGCTTGACGGCAGCTGCCTGATCCATGCCGATGCCGGTCTGCTCGAACAGGCGGTGATCAACCTGGTCCTGAACGCCCGCGATGCCATGCCGGACGGGGGTACCGTCTTGATAAGGAGCCGGCTGGCAGATGTGCACGAACAGGCGCAGCTGGCGCTGGACACCCTGCCGCCAGGCTCTTATGTGGTGATTACTGTGCAGGATCAGGGGCCTGGCATCCCGGCTGAGGCGCTGGAACATATTTTTGAACCATTCTTCTCTACCAAAGCCGAGTCCTCCGGTTTCGGGCTGGGGCTTTCCATCGTGTACGGGATCGTAAAGCAAAGCAGGGGGTACATCGAGGTTGTATCCCCGGTGGCTCCTGATGCCGGCGGCACCAGGTTCGACCTGTATCTTCCGGTACTGAAACCGGCAGCGATCGCGCCAGCTTGA
- a CDS encoding response regulator: MRFLIVEDDLGSRRLLEAISRRYGAANVAVNGSEAVEAFQLAWQEQKPYDVIFLDIMMPEKDGLEALTEIRAHEKELGIAPGKEVKVIMTTALEDPRTVVKAYYDGEATGYLVKPIKAEKIAEELRKLGML, translated from the coding sequence ATGAGGTTTCTGATAGTAGAGGATGATCTGGGCAGTCGACGGCTGCTGGAGGCGATCAGCCGCCGGTATGGCGCTGCCAATGTGGCAGTGAATGGCAGCGAGGCAGTGGAGGCATTCCAGTTGGCCTGGCAGGAACAGAAGCCCTATGATGTGATTTTTCTGGATATCATGATGCCGGAAAAAGACGGCCTTGAGGCCCTGACCGAGATTCGGGCCCACGAAAAGGAACTGGGTATTGCCCCGGGTAAAGAGGTAAAGGTAATCATGACAACCGCACTCGAGGATCCGCGTACCGTAGTCAAGGCATATTATGATGGTGAGGCTACCGGGTATCTGGTAAAGCCCATCAAGGCCGAAAAGATTGCCGAGGAGCTGCGCAAACTCGGAATGCTGTAA
- a CDS encoding protein-glutamate methylesterase/protein-glutamine glutaminase — MAIKVMIIDDSAVVRETLQQVLSDDPDIEVIGTAADPYIAARKLQTLLPDVITLDIEMPRMDGLTFLRKLMAQHPLPVVICSSKAEDGSGNALKALEYGAVDIIEKPKIGTKQFLLESSTQISDVVKAAASARLSKLRSVSVAPSPRKPRTADPAVAAESAPARRAAPFGTQPKLTADAILSLPKSTHVIETTERIAVIGASTGGTEALRVFLEELPPDAPGIVIVQHMPEKFTAAFAKRLDGLCRISVKEAEHNDTIIRGRALIAPGNKHTLVKRSGARYYVEVREGPLVSRHRPSVDVLFRSAARYAGKNAVAVILTGMGDDGARGMLELKQTGAYTIGQDESTCVVYGMPHEAFKIGAVDVQLPLEKIAAEVLQASGVRSAEK, encoded by the coding sequence ATGGCCATCAAGGTGATGATAATCGATGATTCAGCTGTGGTACGGGAAACCCTCCAGCAGGTCCTGTCCGATGATCCCGATATAGAGGTGATAGGAACAGCAGCCGACCCGTATATCGCCGCCCGCAAGCTGCAGACACTGCTGCCGGATGTGATCACCCTGGATATCGAGATGCCGCGCATGGATGGGCTGACCTTTTTACGGAAATTGATGGCCCAGCATCCCCTGCCGGTAGTTATCTGCTCCAGCAAGGCCGAGGATGGTTCCGGAAATGCGCTCAAGGCGCTCGAATACGGCGCTGTTGATATTATAGAGAAGCCCAAGATTGGCACCAAACAGTTCCTGCTTGAGTCCAGCACTCAGATAAGCGATGTGGTAAAGGCGGCTGCCTCGGCCCGGCTTTCCAAGCTGCGTTCGGTCTCGGTGGCACCATCACCCCGGAAGCCGCGCACCGCAGATCCGGCAGTCGCTGCTGAGTCTGCCCCGGCCCGCAGGGCAGCGCCGTTCGGTACCCAGCCAAAACTGACCGCAGATGCCATCCTTTCTCTGCCGAAATCCACCCATGTTATCGAGACAACAGAACGGATTGCGGTTATTGGCGCCTCTACCGGCGGCACCGAGGCCTTGCGGGTGTTTCTGGAGGAGCTGCCGCCTGATGCCCCGGGGATCGTGATCGTCCAGCATATGCCCGAAAAGTTTACCGCGGCCTTTGCCAAACGCCTGGATGGATTATGCCGTATCTCGGTAAAAGAGGCTGAGCATAATGACACCATTATCCGCGGACGTGCACTGATTGCCCCAGGCAACAAGCATACCCTGGTGAAGCGTTCCGGCGCCCGCTACTATGTAGAGGTACGTGAGGGACCGCTGGTCAGCAGGCATCGACCCTCGGTGGATGTACTGTTTCGCTCGGCTGCCCGGTACGCCGGGAAGAATGCGGTTGCGGTTATACTGACCGGTATGGGCGATGACGGTGCCCGGGGGATGCTTGAACTCAAGCAAACCGGGGCATATACCATCGGCCAGGACGAAAGCACCTGTGTCGTCTACGGCATGCCGCATGAGGCATTTAAAATCGGTGCGGTCGACGTGCAACTGCCGCTGGAGAAGATTGCGGCGGAGGTTCTGCAGGCTTCGGGTGTTCGCAGTGCGGAAAAATAA
- a CDS encoding CheR family methyltransferase yields MTHNDIERTTAGGPPRLAEKEFQVFQKYIEGQIGIKMPPAKRVMLESRLLKRLRVLGIGSFGEYLEIVFDPASAQTELVHMIDAVTTNKTDFFRENEHFRYLSSILLPERLRIDEWGRDNMLKVWSCASSSGEEVYSLAMTLEEFARNNSPYTYRILGTDISTRMLERCRAAVYPAERIEPVPESLRKRYLLRSKDRTAGLVKIRPELRSRVQFHRVNLMDGDFGIRDTFQIIFCRNVIIYFDRERQVQLMHKLHAQLAPGGYLFLGHSETLAGMDVPFRTVAPTVYRKE; encoded by the coding sequence GTGACACATAATGATATTGAGCGAACAACAGCCGGAGGCCCGCCGCGACTCGCTGAAAAAGAGTTTCAGGTATTCCAGAAATACATCGAGGGGCAGATCGGCATCAAAATGCCGCCTGCAAAGCGGGTAATGCTGGAGTCACGTTTGTTGAAACGGCTGCGTGTCCTGGGGATCGGGTCATTCGGTGAGTATCTGGAGATTGTGTTCGATCCTGCCAGTGCGCAGACAGAGCTGGTACACATGATAGATGCCGTTACCACCAATAAAACCGATTTCTTCCGGGAAAATGAGCACTTCCGGTATCTTTCCAGCATTCTGCTCCCCGAGCGGTTGCGCATCGATGAATGGGGGCGGGACAACATGCTCAAGGTCTGGTCATGTGCAAGTTCCAGCGGCGAAGAGGTATATTCCCTGGCGATGACGCTTGAGGAGTTTGCCCGGAATAATTCTCCCTATACCTACCGTATTCTCGGAACAGATATCTCCACCCGCATGCTGGAGCGTTGTCGGGCTGCAGTCTATCCGGCTGAGCGCATTGAGCCGGTTCCCGAATCGCTGCGCAAACGGTATCTGCTGCGCAGCAAGGACCGCACTGCCGGACTGGTCAAGATTCGACCTGAACTGCGCTCCCGGGTACAGTTTCATCGGGTAAATCTGATGGACGGCGATTTTGGCATCCGGGATACATTTCAGATAATCTTTTGTCGCAACGTAATTATCTACTTTGACCGGGAACGTCAGGTGCAGCTGATGCACAAGCTGCATGCACAGCTTGCTCCCGGCGGATATCTGTTCCTTGGCCATTCAGAGACCCTGGCGGGGATGGATGTGCCGTTCAGAACGGTAGCACCAACGGTGTATCGAAAGGAGTAG